From the genome of Bosea sp. Tri-49, one region includes:
- a CDS encoding LysR family transcriptional regulator: protein MDLRQLRCFIAVAEELHFGRAAERLGLAPPALSRQISALEDELGVSLLTRTTRQVALTRAGLIMLEEAKAILVRMERASRSVREASLASSKVLRVGAIDAASSSFVPEALVTFRSRHPGIEIKFVEAMTAPLVQMLEAGKLDLALLRPPRKPTDCAFEILRVERPIVVLSESHPLAAREYLTMQDLVGEPFVVPSKRIRPFAYDLVMAYFESVGAVPNVTIEATEKPAMMSAVAAGLGMALAPDWVSRLSFPGVTMRRLRGALLDPPPPGALVGVAWRPHQKLAARDDFLAILRESVTLIDDGNVLPFSVTGRGRKSAMRTATTRAGGH from the coding sequence ATGGACCTGCGGCAACTGCGATGTTTCATCGCGGTGGCGGAAGAGCTGCACTTCGGCAGGGCTGCCGAGCGGCTCGGCCTCGCACCACCGGCACTTTCACGCCAGATCAGCGCGCTCGAGGACGAGCTCGGCGTCAGCCTCCTGACCCGCACCACGCGGCAGGTCGCGCTCACCCGCGCCGGGCTCATCATGCTGGAAGAGGCCAAGGCCATCCTGGTCCGGATGGAACGCGCCTCCCGCTCGGTACGCGAGGCCTCGCTGGCCTCGAGCAAGGTACTGCGGGTCGGCGCGATCGACGCGGCATCGTCGAGCTTCGTGCCGGAAGCGCTGGTCACCTTCCGCTCGCGCCATCCCGGCATCGAAATCAAGTTCGTCGAGGCGATGACGGCGCCGCTGGTGCAGATGCTGGAGGCGGGCAAGCTCGACCTCGCTTTGCTGCGGCCACCACGCAAGCCGACCGATTGTGCCTTCGAGATCCTGCGCGTCGAGCGGCCGATCGTGGTGCTGAGCGAGAGCCACCCACTCGCAGCCCGCGAATACCTGACCATGCAGGATCTGGTCGGCGAGCCCTTCGTCGTGCCGTCGAAGCGTATCCGCCCCTTCGCCTATGACCTCGTCATGGCTTATTTCGAGAGCGTCGGCGCAGTGCCGAACGTCACCATCGAGGCGACCGAGAAGCCGGCGATGATGTCGGCGGTCGCGGCCGGGCTCGGCATGGCTCTGGCGCCGGACTGGGTTTCGCGGCTGAGCTTTCCGGGCGTCACCATGCGGCGCCTGCGCGGCGCGCTGCTCGATCCACCGCCGCCCGGCGCGCTCGTCGGTGTCGCCTGGCGGCCACATCAGAAACTCGCTGCCCGCGACGACTTCCTCGCCATCCTGCGCGAGAGCGTGACCCTCATCGACGACGGCAATGTGCTGCCGTTCAGCGTAACCGGGCGTGGCAGGAAATCCGCCATGCGCACCGCAACCACCCGAGCCGGAGGACATTGA